In one window of Tripterygium wilfordii isolate XIE 37 chromosome 1, ASM1340144v1, whole genome shotgun sequence DNA:
- the LOC120001038 gene encoding calmodulin-lysine N-methyltransferase isoform X1 produces METPTSSNSNASSLRWKILRQALLRRPSLQFPNEQSEVPIKRISRRTSQGFNLIPCRIVDGRVNEESDGRLVSVCYTLPIDGAPELYVMQREDSGADLSDFEICNRYNVDNTGLVYSKLAIIFLIYKFEEFLYCTGRWPSEDVLAYFCLSHADMFRSKKIIELGSGYGLAGLVIAAATKASEVVITDGNPQVIDYIQRSIDSNSGVFGGTSVKAMMLHWDQEDVSNISGAFDVIVASDCTFFKEFHKGLTRIIKLLLKDDEASEGLFLSPKRGDSLDKFLEEIEKNGMHFSVSEIYDAEVSKRHQCLMNGDDSWPGYEKDHCYPLFVRVTR; encoded by the exons ATGGAGACTCCGACAAGCTCAAATTCCAATGCTTCCTCCCTAAGATGGAAAATCCTACGTCAAGCTCTTCTTCGGCGTCCTTCTCTGCAGTTTCCAA ATGAGCAATCTGAGGTACCAATCAAACGCATTTCTAGAAGAACCTCGCAAGGATTCAATCTCATCCCCTGCCGAATAGTGGACGGTCGTGTCAATGAAGAATCAGACGGTAGACTCGTGTCTGTCTGCTATAcattgcccatcgatggagctCCCGAGCTTTATGTTAT GCAAAGGGAGGACAGCGGAGCGGACCTCAGTGATTTTGAAATATGTAACAGATACAATGTGGATAACACTGGGCTTGTGT ATTCTAAGTTGGCGATTATCTTTCTTATCTACAAATTTGAAGAGTTCTTGTATTGCACAGGTCGTTGGCCCTCAGAAGATGTCCTCGCTTATTTCTGCCTGTCGCATGCTGACATGTTTAG gtccaaaaaaattattgagctTGGATCAGGCTATGGCTTAGCTGGATTAGTTATTGCAGCAGCCACCAAAGCATCAGAAGTTGTGATCACAGATGGGAATCCCCAAGTAATTGATT ATATTCAGCGTAGTATAGATTCCAACTCTGGAGTGTTTGGTGGCACAAGCGTAAAGGCTATGATGTTGCACTGGGATCAGGAAGATGTTTCAAATATCTCTGGCGCCTTTGATGTCATTGTCGCGAGTGACTG CACCTTTTTTAAGGAGTTCCACAAAGGCCTTACTCGAATCATCAAATTATTGTTAAAGGATGATGAGGCCTCTGAAGGTTTATTCTTGAGTCCTAAAAGGGGTGACTCATTGGACAAGTTTCTAGAGGAAATTGAGAAAAATGGTATGCATTTCAGTGTATCAGAGATTTATGACGCAGAAGTTTCGAAGCGTCATCAGTGCTTGATGAATGGTGATGACTCCTGGCCCGGCTATGAGAAAGATCACTGCTACCCATTATTTGTGAGAGTTACAAGATAA
- the LOC120001038 gene encoding calmodulin-lysine N-methyltransferase isoform X2, with amino-acid sequence MENPTSSSSSASFSAVSNVFLCSDEQSEVPIKRISRRTSQGFNLIPCRIVDGRVNEESDGRLVSVCYTLPIDGAPELYVMQREDSGADLSDFEICNRYNVDNTGLVYSKLAIIFLIYKFEEFLYCTGRWPSEDVLAYFCLSHADMFRSKKIIELGSGYGLAGLVIAAATKASEVVITDGNPQVIDYIQRSIDSNSGVFGGTSVKAMMLHWDQEDVSNISGAFDVIVASDCTFFKEFHKGLTRIIKLLLKDDEASEGLFLSPKRGDSLDKFLEEIEKNGMHFSVSEIYDAEVSKRHQCLMNGDDSWPGYEKDHCYPLFVRVTR; translated from the exons ATGGAAAATCCTACGTCAAGCTCTTCTTCGGCGTCCTTCTCTGCAGTTTCCAA TGTGTTTTTGTGTTCAGATGAGCAATCTGAGGTACCAATCAAACGCATTTCTAGAAGAACCTCGCAAGGATTCAATCTCATCCCCTGCCGAATAGTGGACGGTCGTGTCAATGAAGAATCAGACGGTAGACTCGTGTCTGTCTGCTATAcattgcccatcgatggagctCCCGAGCTTTATGTTAT GCAAAGGGAGGACAGCGGAGCGGACCTCAGTGATTTTGAAATATGTAACAGATACAATGTGGATAACACTGGGCTTGTGT ATTCTAAGTTGGCGATTATCTTTCTTATCTACAAATTTGAAGAGTTCTTGTATTGCACAGGTCGTTGGCCCTCAGAAGATGTCCTCGCTTATTTCTGCCTGTCGCATGCTGACATGTTTAG gtccaaaaaaattattgagctTGGATCAGGCTATGGCTTAGCTGGATTAGTTATTGCAGCAGCCACCAAAGCATCAGAAGTTGTGATCACAGATGGGAATCCCCAAGTAATTGATT ATATTCAGCGTAGTATAGATTCCAACTCTGGAGTGTTTGGTGGCACAAGCGTAAAGGCTATGATGTTGCACTGGGATCAGGAAGATGTTTCAAATATCTCTGGCGCCTTTGATGTCATTGTCGCGAGTGACTG CACCTTTTTTAAGGAGTTCCACAAAGGCCTTACTCGAATCATCAAATTATTGTTAAAGGATGATGAGGCCTCTGAAGGTTTATTCTTGAGTCCTAAAAGGGGTGACTCATTGGACAAGTTTCTAGAGGAAATTGAGAAAAATGGTATGCATTTCAGTGTATCAGAGATTTATGACGCAGAAGTTTCGAAGCGTCATCAGTGCTTGATGAATGGTGATGACTCCTGGCCCGGCTATGAGAAAGATCACTGCTACCCATTATTTGTGAGAGTTACAAGATAA
- the LOC120001038 gene encoding calmodulin-lysine N-methyltransferase isoform X3, producing the protein METPTSSNSNASSLRWKILRQALLRRPSLQFPNEQSEVPIKRISRRTSQGFNLIPCRIVDGRVNEESDGRLVSVCYTLPIDGAPELYVMQREDSGADLSDFEICNRYNVDNTGLVCRWPSEDVLAYFCLSHADMFRSKKIIELGSGYGLAGLVIAAATKASEVVITDGNPQVIDYIQRSIDSNSGVFGGTSVKAMMLHWDQEDVSNISGAFDVIVASDCTFFKEFHKGLTRIIKLLLKDDEASEGLFLSPKRGDSLDKFLEEIEKNGMHFSVSEIYDAEVSKRHQCLMNGDDSWPGYEKDHCYPLFVRVTR; encoded by the exons ATGGAGACTCCGACAAGCTCAAATTCCAATGCTTCCTCCCTAAGATGGAAAATCCTACGTCAAGCTCTTCTTCGGCGTCCTTCTCTGCAGTTTCCAA ATGAGCAATCTGAGGTACCAATCAAACGCATTTCTAGAAGAACCTCGCAAGGATTCAATCTCATCCCCTGCCGAATAGTGGACGGTCGTGTCAATGAAGAATCAGACGGTAGACTCGTGTCTGTCTGCTATAcattgcccatcgatggagctCCCGAGCTTTATGTTAT GCAAAGGGAGGACAGCGGAGCGGACCTCAGTGATTTTGAAATATGTAACAGATACAATGTGGATAACACTGGGCTTGTGT GTCGTTGGCCCTCAGAAGATGTCCTCGCTTATTTCTGCCTGTCGCATGCTGACATGTTTAG gtccaaaaaaattattgagctTGGATCAGGCTATGGCTTAGCTGGATTAGTTATTGCAGCAGCCACCAAAGCATCAGAAGTTGTGATCACAGATGGGAATCCCCAAGTAATTGATT ATATTCAGCGTAGTATAGATTCCAACTCTGGAGTGTTTGGTGGCACAAGCGTAAAGGCTATGATGTTGCACTGGGATCAGGAAGATGTTTCAAATATCTCTGGCGCCTTTGATGTCATTGTCGCGAGTGACTG CACCTTTTTTAAGGAGTTCCACAAAGGCCTTACTCGAATCATCAAATTATTGTTAAAGGATGATGAGGCCTCTGAAGGTTTATTCTTGAGTCCTAAAAGGGGTGACTCATTGGACAAGTTTCTAGAGGAAATTGAGAAAAATGGTATGCATTTCAGTGTATCAGAGATTTATGACGCAGAAGTTTCGAAGCGTCATCAGTGCTTGATGAATGGTGATGACTCCTGGCCCGGCTATGAGAAAGATCACTGCTACCCATTATTTGTGAGAGTTACAAGATAA